In one Methanothrix sp. genomic region, the following are encoded:
- a CDS encoding 50S ribosomal protein L3 yields MAKIHRPRRGSLAFSPRKRAKSEVPRIRSWVSEERAGMAGFAGYKAGMTHVMMIDDRPRSLTEGMEISVPVTVVEVPPMSIAALRVYETYNGGIRPAGELWAENLSQDLARAITVPKARRGTSLEDIESRVDELCEIRVLAHTNPGLVTGIPKKVPEIMEIPVTGRSVEEQLKAAEGLLGSQVAVGSIFSVGDWIDVTAVTKGKGTQGPVKRWGIMLQKRKHSRTGKLRHVGNLGPWHPARISWRVPQLGQTGYHQRTEFNKRILAIGTNGMDITPDGGFVGYGVVRNEYMLIKGSIPGPVKRLVRMRRAIRPGAAFGPKAPQILYVSRESQQGV; encoded by the coding sequence ATGGCAAAGATACACCGACCGAGGCGGGGTTCGCTGGCCTTCAGCCCCAGGAAGAGGGCCAAGAGCGAGGTTCCAAGGATAAGATCCTGGGTCTCAGAAGAGAGGGCCGGAATGGCCGGCTTTGCCGGATACAAAGCTGGCATGACACATGTCATGATGATAGATGACAGGCCGAGAAGCCTCACAGAGGGCATGGAGATCAGCGTGCCTGTGACAGTGGTGGAGGTGCCGCCCATGAGCATAGCAGCGCTCAGGGTGTACGAGACGTACAACGGTGGCATCAGGCCTGCAGGGGAGCTCTGGGCTGAAAACCTGAGCCAGGATCTGGCCAGAGCGATAACGGTTCCAAAGGCGAGAAGGGGCACATCCCTGGAGGATATCGAGTCCAGGGTGGATGAGCTCTGCGAGATCAGGGTTCTGGCCCACACAAATCCAGGTCTGGTGACGGGCATACCCAAGAAGGTGCCTGAGATCATGGAGATACCTGTCACAGGGCGATCTGTGGAGGAGCAGCTCAAAGCAGCGGAGGGGCTTCTCGGCAGCCAGGTGGCTGTGGGCAGCATCTTCAGCGTTGGCGACTGGATTGATGTAACTGCAGTCACAAAGGGAAAGGGAACCCAGGGTCCGGTGAAGCGCTGGGGGATAATGCTCCAGAAGAGAAAGCACTCGCGCACCGGCAAGCTCAGACATGTCGGGAACCTCGGGCCGTGGCACCCGGCGAGGATAAGCTGGAGGGTTCCGCAGCTCGGTCAGACCGGGTACCACCAGAGGACCGAGTTCAACAAGAGGATACTGGCCATAGGCACTAACGGCATGGACATAACCCCCGATGGTGGCTTTGTCGGCTATGGTGTTGTGAGAAACGAGTACATGCTGATAAAGGGAAGCATCCCGGGACCTGTGAAGAGGCTGGTCAGGATGCGCAGGGCGATCAGGCCAGGCGCAGCATTCGGGCCGAAGGCGCCTCAGATACTGTATGTCAGCAGGGAGTCCCAGCAGGGAGTCTGA
- the rpl4p gene encoding 50S ribosomal protein L4, which produces MNAKIIDISGNPVGEIVLPGIFEEEYRPDLIKKAVLAAQANRLQPYGPHFYAGMNTSARSWGPGHGVSRVPRIVTGRRAAAVPMARGGRASHPPVPSKVLSEKINEKERIKAIRSAVAATARSDLVAARGHVFNGELPIVVRAEIESVSKTSELRKFLMAAGLWDDVLRAKNGRKVRAGKGKLRGRRFRQPRSILIVAAEDNGIGRAARNLPGVDFVTADKLNAELLAPGTHAGRLTVWSEPSLKVLEERL; this is translated from the coding sequence ATGAACGCTAAGATTATCGATATTTCAGGAAATCCGGTCGGCGAGATTGTGCTCCCGGGGATCTTTGAGGAGGAGTACAGGCCGGATCTCATAAAGAAGGCGGTGCTTGCAGCCCAGGCCAACAGGCTGCAGCCCTACGGGCCGCATTTCTACGCTGGCATGAACACCTCAGCGAGGTCATGGGGGCCGGGTCACGGCGTGTCCAGGGTGCCGAGGATCGTCACGGGAAGGAGAGCTGCTGCTGTGCCCATGGCACGAGGCGGGCGTGCGTCCCATCCTCCGGTGCCATCGAAGGTCTTGAGCGAGAAGATCAACGAGAAGGAGAGGATCAAGGCGATAAGGTCTGCTGTGGCAGCTACAGCGAGATCAGATCTTGTGGCCGCTAGGGGGCATGTGTTCAACGGAGAACTTCCGATAGTTGTCAGGGCCGAGATCGAGAGCGTATCAAAGACATCTGAGCTGCGGAAGTTTCTGATGGCTGCGGGCCTCTGGGATGACGTTCTGAGGGCAAAAAATGGAAGAAAGGTGCGGGCCGGAAAGGGCAAGCTCAGGGGAAGGAGGTTCAGGCAGCCCAGGAGCATTCTGATCGTGGCAGCAGAAGATAACGGCATAGGGAGGGCAGCGCGCAACCTCCCGGGTGTCGATTTCGTGACCGCCGATAAGCTGAACGCTGAGCTTCTGGCGCCAGGGACTCACGCTGGCAGGCTCACAGTGTGGAGCGAGCCGTCTCTCAAGGTTCTGGAGGAGAGGCTATGA
- a CDS encoding 50S ribosomal protein L23 — translation MIIKCPYVPEKVTGMIDRDNTIEFIVDLKATKPQIKKEIEELYDVEVIDIRTMITPRGEKKAVVRLAGDKTANELATRLGLL, via the coding sequence ATGATAATCAAATGCCCTTATGTCCCTGAGAAGGTCACCGGTATGATCGATAGGGACAACACCATAGAGTTCATTGTGGATCTGAAGGCGACAAAGCCGCAGATCAAGAAGGAGATCGAGGAGCTCTATGATGTTGAGGTTATCGATATCAGAACCATGATAACACCCCGGGGCGAGAAGAAGGCTGTTGTAAGGCTGGCTGGTGATAAGACCGCAAATGAGCTTGCCACCAGGCTGGGCCTGCTGTAA
- a CDS encoding 50S ribosomal protein L2, translated as MGKRIISQNRGKGTPTYRAPSHRYRADIKHIKFSGDLVRGVVEEIVHDPARTAPVALVRLENGEKQYVLATEGTYVGQEIACGPAAEIQPGNTLPLASIPEGMPICNIESKPGHGGQFARASGVYGILVAHDVGATVVQLPSGEMKWLNPNCMATIGVVAGGGRTEKPLVKAGKSFYKYRSKAAKWPKVRGVAMNAVDHPFGGGGRQHPGRPKTVSRGTPPGRKVGSIAARRTGKR; from the coding sequence ATGGGCAAGAGAATAATATCACAGAACAGGGGCAAGGGAACACCCACATACCGTGCGCCATCACACAGATACAGGGCTGATATAAAGCACATCAAGTTCAGCGGTGATCTTGTTCGCGGTGTTGTGGAGGAGATCGTGCACGACCCTGCCAGAACGGCTCCTGTGGCGCTTGTGAGGCTCGAGAACGGCGAGAAGCAGTATGTTCTCGCCACAGAGGGGACGTATGTCGGTCAGGAGATCGCCTGCGGGCCTGCTGCGGAGATACAGCCCGGCAACACCCTGCCGCTGGCGAGCATACCTGAGGGCATGCCTATATGCAATATAGAGTCGAAGCCAGGCCATGGTGGACAGTTCGCCAGGGCCAGCGGTGTCTACGGGATACTTGTGGCTCACGACGTGGGTGCGACCGTGGTCCAGCTTCCGAGTGGAGAGATGAAGTGGCTGAACCCGAACTGCATGGCGACCATAGGCGTCGTCGCGGGCGGCGGAAGGACGGAGAAGCCCCTGGTGAAGGCCGGAAAGAGCTTTTACAAGTACAGATCGAAGGCTGCGAAGTGGCCAAAGGTCAGGGGTGTGGCCATGAACGCTGTGGACCATCCCTTTGGCGGCGGCGGGCGCCAGCATCCGGGCAGGCCCAAGACCGTGAGCAGGGGCACACCTCCTGGGCGTAAGGTCGGATCGATAGCGGCTCGCAGGACGGGCAAACGCTAG
- a CDS encoding 30S ribosomal protein S19 — protein sequence MAKRAGSKLPKRKEEFTYRGYRVSELAKMRLEEIAELLPSRQRRSLRRGLSKEHRKFMAKLKSRGTAKTHLRDAIVLPEMVGKVVEIHNGKTFQRVEIIPEMIGHYLGEYALTRARVIHGAAGVGATRSSKFVPLK from the coding sequence GTGGCGAAGAGAGCAGGATCCAAGCTTCCCAAGAGGAAGGAGGAGTTCACCTACAGGGGCTACAGGGTATCTGAGCTCGCAAAGATGCGTCTCGAGGAGATCGCAGAGCTTCTGCCATCAAGGCAGCGGAGATCGCTCAGGCGGGGTCTCTCGAAGGAGCACAGGAAGTTCATGGCGAAGCTCAAGTCAAGAGGAACCGCAAAGACTCACCTGAGGGATGCGATAGTGCTCCCTGAGATGGTCGGGAAGGTCGTGGAGATACACAACGGGAAGACCTTCCAGCGCGTTGAGATCATTCCTGAGATGATAGGCCATTACCTTGGAGAGTACGCTCTCACGAGGGCCAGGGTGATCCACGGCGCTGCAGGCGTCGGAGCAACGCGGTCGAGCAAGTTCGTGCCGCTCAAGTGA
- a CDS encoding 50S ribosomal protein L22, translating into MGRLNYSITPEGRFARAMGVELPISPKHAREICRAIRGMKVEAAERYLQDVIALKRAVPFRRYNRNVPHRRGLVGWPSGRFPQKAARAVLRVLKNAIGNAEYKGLEKEKLMIGYANTKKGRTFRGWMPRAMGRATPKNQETVSIEMILTEVR; encoded by the coding sequence GTGGGAAGACTGAACTACTCAATTACCCCTGAGGGGCGGTTTGCCAGGGCGATGGGCGTGGAGCTGCCCATCTCTCCGAAGCATGCCAGGGAGATCTGCAGGGCGATAAGGGGAATGAAGGTCGAGGCCGCGGAGAGGTACCTCCAGGACGTCATAGCCCTGAAGAGGGCGGTGCCGTTCCGGCGGTACAACAGGAACGTGCCACACAGGCGCGGCCTGGTGGGCTGGCCGTCCGGCAGGTTCCCGCAGAAGGCAGCAAGGGCTGTGCTCAGGGTGCTGAAGAATGCGATCGGAAACGCGGAGTACAAGGGTCTCGAGAAGGAGAAGCTGATGATTGGCTATGCCAACACGAAGAAGGGCAGGACTTTCAGGGGATGGATGCCGAGGGCCATGGGCAGGGCCACTCCGAAGAACCAGGAGACCGTATCCATAGAGATGATACTGACAGAGGTGAGATAG
- a CDS encoding 30S ribosomal protein S3, producing the protein MAVEKKFVQEGFTKALVDEYLAKELDRAGYGGMVMNRTPMGTQITVYAEKPGMVIGKGGKLIRKITRDLERRFRLDNPQIDVQDVGKGDLNARVVANRLASSLEHGWYFRKAGQSMLRRVMDSGALGCEIVISGKLTGPRARVEKFLAGYIKHSGKPAEEIVDTGYAVAVKKLGAIGCQVRIVPPGAVLPDDFQIKAPPKEPEVKEAAPEAAAAAPAGETQEQRVEEKKSELDKLLDEPVDTPSATEVDQEQAPQEPDSGMSEAEAHGDIQD; encoded by the coding sequence TTGGCTGTTGAGAAGAAGTTCGTCCAGGAGGGGTTCACCAAGGCGCTCGTGGATGAGTATCTTGCGAAGGAGCTGGACCGGGCTGGATACGGCGGCATGGTCATGAACCGCACCCCAATGGGCACTCAGATCACGGTTTATGCTGAGAAGCCCGGCATGGTCATAGGAAAGGGCGGGAAGCTGATACGCAAGATCACCAGAGACCTCGAGAGGAGGTTCAGGCTCGACAACCCGCAGATAGATGTCCAGGACGTCGGGAAGGGCGACCTGAACGCGAGGGTTGTGGCGAACAGGCTCGCAAGCTCGCTGGAGCACGGCTGGTACTTCCGCAAGGCGGGCCAGTCGATGCTGCGCAGGGTCATGGACTCCGGAGCGCTCGGGTGCGAGATAGTGATCAGCGGCAAGCTGACCGGCCCGAGGGCGCGGGTTGAGAAGTTCCTCGCCGGTTACATAAAACACTCAGGAAAGCCGGCTGAGGAGATAGTCGACACAGGCTATGCTGTTGCTGTGAAGAAGCTCGGCGCGATCGGCTGCCAGGTCAGGATCGTTCCGCCAGGCGCTGTTCTGCCGGACGACTTCCAGATAAAGGCGCCTCCGAAGGAGCCTGAGGTGAAGGAGGCCGCGCCTGAGGCTGCGGCAGCGGCTCCAGCAGGGGAGACGCAGGAGCAGAGGGTCGAGGAGAAGAAGAGCGAGCTTGATAAGCTCCTCGATGAGCCGGTGGATACGCCTTCGGCGACGGAAGTGGACCAGGAGCAGGCTCCCCAGGAGCCGGATAGCGGGATGAGCGAGGCTGAGGCCCATGGCGATATTCAGGATTGA
- the rpmC gene encoding 50S ribosomal protein L29, which translates to MAIFRIDEIRNMSSEELEEELRKLEVELIRERGAVRAGGAPEKPGRIREIRRTIARMKTVQRERVRK; encoded by the coding sequence ATGGCGATATTCAGGATTGATGAGATCAGGAACATGAGCTCAGAGGAGCTCGAGGAGGAGCTCCGCAAGCTTGAGGTGGAGCTTATACGCGAGCGGGGTGCTGTGAGGGCAGGTGGCGCTCCTGAGAAGCCCGGAAGGATCAGAGAGATCCGCCGGACGATCGCCAGGATGAAGACGGTACAGAGGGAGCGCGTCAGGAAGTGA
- a CDS encoding ribonuclease P protein component 1, protein MISPENIARHELIGLTVEVIDTPNRTMAGMRGLVVDETRNTFVIETQRGLRRVPKAHTSFIFTLPDGQKVRIAGSVLISQPENRINKRMQISRWKI, encoded by the coding sequence ATGATCAGTCCCGAGAACATAGCCAGGCATGAGCTGATAGGTTTGACGGTCGAGGTGATCGATACCCCAAACCGCACCATGGCTGGCATGAGAGGCTTGGTGGTGGATGAGACGAGGAACACCTTCGTTATCGAGACGCAGCGCGGCCTGAGGCGCGTCCCAAAGGCCCACACAAGCTTCATCTTTACGCTGCCTGATGGGCAGAAGGTGAGGATCGCGGGCTCTGTTTTGATCTCACAACCCGAGAACAGAATAAATAAAAGGATGCAGATATCGAGGTGGAAGATATGA
- a CDS encoding 30S ribosomal protein S17 yields MRDIGLDVSAPQQACNDPKCPFHGRLPVRGQVLEGVVVSDKMARTVVVMREFKKRIAKYERYEKRRSKIHAHNPPCLAAKVGDRVRIAECRPLSKTKSFVVVEVVR; encoded by the coding sequence ATGAGAGATATAGGACTGGACGTGAGCGCGCCCCAGCAGGCCTGCAACGATCCAAAGTGTCCCTTCCACGGCAGGCTACCGGTTCGCGGCCAGGTCCTAGAAGGGGTCGTGGTCAGCGATAAGATGGCCAGAACCGTGGTTGTCATGAGAGAGTTCAAAAAGAGAATAGCAAAGTACGAGCGGTACGAGAAACGCAGATCCAAGATCCATGCGCACAACCCGCCGTGCCTGGCCGCAAAGGTTGGGGATAGGGTAAGGATAGCTGAGTGCAGACCTCTCAGCAAGACCAAGTCGTTTGTCGTTGTGGAGGTCGTGCGATGA
- the rpl14p gene encoding 50S ribosomal protein L14 has translation MRGNKAKIPRSINTGTYLECADNTGARTLFVVSVKKYRGVKNRQPCAGIGDMVVVSVKKGTPEMRKQIFNAVIIRQKKEFRRPDGLRVKFEDNAAVITDDEGVPKGSEIKGPVAREVAERFGKIASSAAMIV, from the coding sequence ATGAGGGGGAACAAGGCAAAGATCCCGAGGTCGATAAACACCGGGACGTATCTCGAGTGCGCGGACAACACGGGCGCCAGGACGCTGTTCGTCGTCTCCGTGAAGAAGTACCGCGGGGTCAAGAACAGGCAGCCCTGCGCTGGCATAGGGGACATGGTAGTGGTCTCCGTTAAGAAAGGAACTCCTGAGATGAGGAAGCAGATATTCAACGCTGTGATAATCAGACAGAAGAAGGAGTTCAGGAGGCCAGATGGTCTCAGGGTCAAGTTCGAGGACAACGCTGCGGTCATAACAGATGACGAGGGCGTTCCGAAGGGATCCGAGATCAAGGGACCTGTGGCCAGGGAAGTGGCTGAGCGGTTCGGGAAGATCGCCTCATCGGCAGCTATGATAGTGTGA
- the rplX gene encoding 50S ribosomal protein L24, whose protein sequence is MISKQPRKQRKARFNAPLHMRQKLMHAMLSPELRKEYGKRSAQVKKGDTVKVMRGDNAGVEGEVLSVDLKRGVITVTGVSNFRADGTEVPRPIHPSNVMITKLELDDDEREKIFSR, encoded by the coding sequence ATGATCAGCAAGCAACCACGGAAGCAGAGGAAGGCCAGGTTCAACGCCCCGCTCCACATGAGGCAGAAGCTGATGCACGCGATGCTGAGCCCGGAGCTCAGGAAGGAGTACGGTAAGAGGAGCGCTCAGGTCAAGAAGGGCGATACAGTGAAGGTTATGCGTGGCGATAACGCGGGCGTCGAGGGCGAGGTTCTGAGCGTGGATCTGAAGAGAGGTGTGATAACAGTCACCGGCGTCAGCAACTTCCGTGCTGACGGGACAGAGGTCCCACGCCCCATACATCCATCAAATGTCATGATCACAAAGCTTGAACTCGACGACGACGAGCGCGAGAAGATATTCTCCAGGTGA